CAGAAGAAAAAGCATTGGTCAAAAGTCTTGACAAGCAGTGGGAAGGAGTATTAAGAATTGGTGACATAGTAGTTGAAGTTGATCCACGGTACTTTAGACCAACGGAAGTTGAGCACCTGCAAGCCGACATCACAAAAGCAAAGGAAAAACTCGGATGGCAGCCGAGAACGACGTTTGAAGAGCTGGTTAAGATAATGGTGGACTACGATATGAAACTTGCGGGTCTTGAGCCAATTGGAGAAGGAATAAGGATAAATCTGGCTAAAGGATTTGACTACACAGATCATACATATTCTTTTTCCAGAAATAGCATGTGAGAATAGTGCCTTTCGGCAAATTAGTAACCTTAAGAAAGTTGTTTCGTAGCAAATATGGACTATTAAGTGTACAGAACAACCCACTTGTCCTTGCATGTTTTTTAACAGGAATACACAACGCGCTATAACTTTATCTTTACGAAGGAGGGGATAATCGTGTTTAAGTATCCACTTACCGACGATACGTGGGGTAATGAAGAACTCGAAGCCATAAACAGAGTAATTCGTTCAAGAAGGTTTACAATGGGACCTGAAGTTGAAGCCTTTGAGAGTGAATTTGCCAGGAAATTTGGAGTTAAACATGCTGTTATGGTTAACTCAGGATCATCGGCTAATTTAATAGCCATAGCTGCTTTGATTTATTCGGGAAGATTAAATAGGGGTGACGAGGTTATAGTACCTGCTGTGTCGTGGAGTACTACATATTTTCCGTTGCAACAGTACGGGCTTAAGGTTAAGTTTGTTGACATAGACAGAAATACACTGAACATAGATCTGGAAGAGGTTAAGGATGCAATTACAGAAAAAACGAAGGCTATATTTGCTGTAAATTTGCTAGGGAATCCCAATGAGTTTGACAAACTTCTCAAGCTATGCAAAGAAAATGATATTATCTTGCTTGAAGATAATTGCGAGGCTATGGGAGCGGTCTATAAAGGAAGGTATACTGGTACGATAGGGTTTATCGGAACTTTCTCAATGTTTTACTCACACCATATAAGTACCATGGAAGGCGGAGTCGCGGTTACAAACGATGAAGAACTATACCATTATATGTTAGCAATTCGAGCACATGGATGGACACGAAATCTGCCCAAAAATAGTGCCATTTACCGTAAGTCTGACAATGAGTTTTACGAGAGTTTCAATTTCATTGTTCCAGGATACAACCTTAGACCGCTTGAGATTGAGGCAGCCATAGGTAGAGAACAGCTCAAGAAATTGGATAGGTTTATCGAACAGAGAAGGAGAAATGCGGAATATTTTAAGGGAAGGATGAAGGAGTTAAAAGGCTTCTCGATACAACAAGAGGTAGAAAAAAGTTCATGGTTCGGATTTGCCATTATCCTGGACCGTGAAAACAAAGGAAAGCGAGATAGCATCGTGAAGTTTTTACAAGAGAATCAGATAGAGGTACGACCTATTGTTGCTGGGAATTTTACAAGAAATGCGGCAATCAGGTATTTTGACTACGAAATTCATTCAGAACTTATAAACGCCGACTATATACATGAGAATGGCTTTTTTGTTGGAAACCACTCCAGGGACTTAACAAAGGAGATAGATATGTTAGTTGAAGTTCTGAGAAGAGCCATTAATTAGACTTCTCTTTAAAAACACTCACCCAGCGCTGGCATAGTTAATTCTAAACGATTGAATGGCAGCCAATGATGAGCTTTAAAGATTATTCAAGCGGGGTGTTGAAATGAGGATTTTAGTTTGTGGTGGAACAGGGCTTGTGGGGAGTTCCATTTTGGCCATGTTAGTTAAGAAAGGGTATACAGACTTACATGCAACGTACATGTCTAGAAGTCCAAGGAATTTTCGAAACGTTACTTGGCACAAGGTTGATTTAAGAAACCAAGCAGAAACTGAAGAACTCTTTGCAAATATTAAGCCAGACCACGTCTATCTTGCTGCAGCAAAGGTCGGAGGTATGTTAGCAAACACCACGTACAAAGCTGAGTTCATTTACGATAACCTTGCAATAGCTCTGAATGTAATCAATTCAGCACGGAAATTTCAAGCGGAGAGATTAATAAGCATTGGATCAGCTACTGTGTACCCAGAGTTTGCGCCTCAGCCAATAAAGGAAGAATACTTATTAACAGGTTTACTTGATCCCACGAAGGAACCCTATGCAGTGGCGAAAATTTCGGCTGCAAAGCTTGTCAGATACTACAACGAACAGTATAAAACGAATTATATGTCGGTGATGCCAACAAATCTTTATGGGCCGAACGACAATTTCAATCTTGAAACTTCGCACGTGTTGCCGGCACTAATCAGGAAGTTTCATCTTGCAAGTTTGCTTGAAAAAAATGACATTGAGGGGATAAAGAAGGATTTCAGAGCAACA
The DNA window shown above is from Fervidobacterium changbaicum and carries:
- a CDS encoding GDP-L-fucose synthase family protein gives rise to the protein MRILVCGGTGLVGSSILAMLVKKGYTDLHATYMSRSPRNFRNVTWHKVDLRNQAETEELFANIKPDHVYLAAAKVGGMLANTTYKAEFIYDNLAIALNVINSARKFQAERLISIGSATVYPEFAPQPIKEEYLLTGLLDPTKEPYAVAKISAAKLVRYYNEQYKTNYMSVMPTNLYGPNDNFNLETSHVLPALIRKFHLASLLEKNDIEGIKKDFRATPIGFGLDAQVDYESEESLLNALAKIGITKTNGQVIVTVWGTGEAYREFLYSEDLADACVYLMEKVDAEEIRRLSPDYFVNVGTGVDIKLKDLVEMVKQVTGFSGTVVYDAAKPEGTPRRLLDVSKINALGWKAKTDLEAGIKIVYEAYKHRLREKIAKRI
- a CDS encoding DegT/DnrJ/EryC1/StrS family aminotransferase, with translation MFKYPLTDDTWGNEELEAINRVIRSRRFTMGPEVEAFESEFARKFGVKHAVMVNSGSSANLIAIAALIYSGRLNRGDEVIVPAVSWSTTYFPLQQYGLKVKFVDIDRNTLNIDLEEVKDAITEKTKAIFAVNLLGNPNEFDKLLKLCKENDIILLEDNCEAMGAVYKGRYTGTIGFIGTFSMFYSHHISTMEGGVAVTNDEELYHYMLAIRAHGWTRNLPKNSAIYRKSDNEFYESFNFIVPGYNLRPLEIEAAIGREQLKKLDRFIEQRRRNAEYFKGRMKELKGFSIQQEVEKSSWFGFAIILDRENKGKRDSIVKFLQENQIEVRPIVAGNFTRNAAIRYFDYEIHSELINADYIHENGFFVGNHSRDLTKEIDMLVEVLRRAIN